Proteins encoded by one window of Lepeophtheirus salmonis chromosome 10, UVic_Lsal_1.4, whole genome shotgun sequence:
- the Gmd gene encoding GDP-mannose 4,6 dehydratase isoform X1 produces the protein MASEFETSLSLSSNSSAMTEPKEPREKVALITGITGQDGSYLAELLIQKGYEVHGIIRRSSSFNTGRIQHLYDSPSRHTEGKMILHYGDLIDGPCLIKIISKVQPKEIYNLAAQSHVKVSFELAEYTAEVVAVGTLRLLDAIKTCGLEKSVKFYQASTSELYGKVQEVPQKETTPFYPRSPYGVAKLYAYWSVINFREAYGMFACNGILFNHESPRRGENFVTRKVTRSVAKIQLGILDSFELGNLDSQRDWGHAKDYVEGMWLMVQQEKPEDFVLATGEMRSVREFVEASFKFVGKEIIWEGKGENEIGKEKETGIVRIKVNPKFYRPTEVEQLLGDSTKARTKLGWTPKVTFEELVKDMMESDLALMKKDPFA, from the exons ATGGCTTCTGAATTTGAAACAAGTCTGTCTCTTTCCAGTAATTCCTCAGCAATGACAGAACCCAAGGAACCAAGAGAAAAAGTGGCACTCATTACAGGCATCACGGGACAGGATGGAAGCTATTTGGCTGAGCTTCTCATTCAAAAGGGATATGAA GTTCACGGAATCATCAGACGAAGCTCTTCCTTCAACACTGGAAGAATTCAACATTTATATGACAGTCCCTCAAGGCATACGGaaggaaaaatgattttgcATTATGGGGATTTAATCGATGGCCCTTGCCTCATCAAAATCATTTCTAAAGTTCAaccaaaagaaatttataaccTTGCTGCTCAATCACACGTTAAAGTGTCATTCGAACTTGCTGAATATACTGCAGAGGTTGTGGCCGTTGGAACGCTTCGTCTTTTAGATGCTATTAAAACCTGTGGCTTGGAAAAGTCAGTCAAATTTTATCAAGCCTCCACCTCGGAGCTTTATGGTAAAGTGCAAGAAGTTCCGCAAAAGGAAACTACCCCATTTTATCCTAGAAGTCCTTATGGTGTAGCAAAACTCTATGCATATTGGTCAGTTATTAATTTCCGGGAGGCCTATGGTATGTTTGCTTGTAAtggtattttattcaatcatgAAAGTCCGAGAAGAGGTGAAAACTTTGTAACAAGGAAAGTCACTCGCTCAGTCGCTAAAATTCAGTTAGGGATCTTGGATTCATTTGAACTTGGTAATTTAGATTCTCAGAGAGATTGGGGACATGCCAAAGACTACGTGGAAGGGATGTGGCTCATGGTTCAACAA gaaaaaCCCGAGGACTTCGTTTTAGCTACGGGAGAAATGAGATCCGTTCGGGAGTTTGTTGAGGCATCATTCAAATTCGTTGGAAAGGAAATCATTTGGGAAGGAAAGGGAGAAAATGAGATTGGAAAGGAAAAGGAAACGGGTATAGTTCGAATTAAAGTAAATCCAAAGTTTTATCGTCCAACGGAAGTTGAGCAACTTCTTGGTGATTCCACAAAGGCAAGAACCAAACTTGGCTGGACCCCAAAGGTTACATTTGAAGAATTAGTCAAAGATATGATGGAATCTGATTTGGCCTTAATGAAAAAGGATCCCTTCGCATGA
- the Gmd gene encoding GDP-mannose 4,6 dehydratase isoform X2 — protein sequence MTEPKEPREKVALITGITGQDGSYLAELLIQKGYEVHGIIRRSSSFNTGRIQHLYDSPSRHTEGKMILHYGDLIDGPCLIKIISKVQPKEIYNLAAQSHVKVSFELAEYTAEVVAVGTLRLLDAIKTCGLEKSVKFYQASTSELYGKVQEVPQKETTPFYPRSPYGVAKLYAYWSVINFREAYGMFACNGILFNHESPRRGENFVTRKVTRSVAKIQLGILDSFELGNLDSQRDWGHAKDYVEGMWLMVQQEKPEDFVLATGEMRSVREFVEASFKFVGKEIIWEGKGENEIGKEKETGIVRIKVNPKFYRPTEVEQLLGDSTKARTKLGWTPKVTFEELVKDMMESDLALMKKDPFA from the exons ATGACAGAACCCAAGGAACCAAGAGAAAAAGTGGCACTCATTACAGGCATCACGGGACAGGATGGAAGCTATTTGGCTGAGCTTCTCATTCAAAAGGGATATGAA GTTCACGGAATCATCAGACGAAGCTCTTCCTTCAACACTGGAAGAATTCAACATTTATATGACAGTCCCTCAAGGCATACGGaaggaaaaatgattttgcATTATGGGGATTTAATCGATGGCCCTTGCCTCATCAAAATCATTTCTAAAGTTCAaccaaaagaaatttataaccTTGCTGCTCAATCACACGTTAAAGTGTCATTCGAACTTGCTGAATATACTGCAGAGGTTGTGGCCGTTGGAACGCTTCGTCTTTTAGATGCTATTAAAACCTGTGGCTTGGAAAAGTCAGTCAAATTTTATCAAGCCTCCACCTCGGAGCTTTATGGTAAAGTGCAAGAAGTTCCGCAAAAGGAAACTACCCCATTTTATCCTAGAAGTCCTTATGGTGTAGCAAAACTCTATGCATATTGGTCAGTTATTAATTTCCGGGAGGCCTATGGTATGTTTGCTTGTAAtggtattttattcaatcatgAAAGTCCGAGAAGAGGTGAAAACTTTGTAACAAGGAAAGTCACTCGCTCAGTCGCTAAAATTCAGTTAGGGATCTTGGATTCATTTGAACTTGGTAATTTAGATTCTCAGAGAGATTGGGGACATGCCAAAGACTACGTGGAAGGGATGTGGCTCATGGTTCAACAA gaaaaaCCCGAGGACTTCGTTTTAGCTACGGGAGAAATGAGATCCGTTCGGGAGTTTGTTGAGGCATCATTCAAATTCGTTGGAAAGGAAATCATTTGGGAAGGAAAGGGAGAAAATGAGATTGGAAAGGAAAAGGAAACGGGTATAGTTCGAATTAAAGTAAATCCAAAGTTTTATCGTCCAACGGAAGTTGAGCAACTTCTTGGTGATTCCACAAAGGCAAGAACCAAACTTGGCTGGACCCCAAAGGTTACATTTGAAGAATTAGTCAAAGATATGATGGAATCTGATTTGGCCTTAATGAAAAAGGATCCCTTCGCATGA